The proteins below come from a single uncultured Dethiosulfovibrio sp. genomic window:
- a CDS encoding MBL fold metallo-hydrolase — protein sequence MVSDFEGSLVGNGSPVSLESLSITVLAEDTVLYETPFLGQHGISLYLETLRDGEVYHVLMDVGQNPLALVNNMEELDIDLDELDAIVLTHCHYDHTRGIAQLLEASSRSGIPVIAHPSIFRPHYVTDPEWRHIGMSPEDSARKIEDAGGKLVLTSDPMSVIPGLFVSGQIPRKNKIELPPKGLFTSQGGMAVPDRMEDDMSLYALIEGVGMVVLTGCAHAGIINIIDHGASLFPDMPLEGVVGGLHLIEAEPEVIQWTAEALGEKEPSWIGAGHCTGFGGQMALAAILQDMFFPLRTGLIIHVDEDGMELESVVDVRF from the coding sequence ATGGTTTCCGACTTTGAGGGCTCTCTTGTCGGCAACGGTTCCCCTGTTTCCCTTGAAAGCCTATCTATAACCGTTCTCGCCGAGGACACCGTCCTTTACGAGACCCCTTTTCTCGGGCAACACGGTATCTCCCTCTATCTGGAGACCCTTCGGGACGGAGAGGTCTACCACGTCCTGATGGACGTGGGGCAAAACCCCCTAGCTCTGGTCAACAACATGGAGGAGCTGGACATCGACCTAGACGAACTGGACGCTATAGTCCTTACCCACTGTCATTACGACCATACCAGGGGAATAGCCCAGCTTTTAGAGGCGTCATCAAGGTCCGGTATTCCGGTCATAGCGCACCCCAGTATATTCCGTCCCCACTACGTCACCGATCCCGAGTGGCGGCATATAGGCATGTCTCCTGAGGATTCGGCCAGAAAAATAGAGGATGCAGGAGGAAAGCTGGTTCTAACCTCCGACCCTATGTCGGTCATACCGGGGCTTTTCGTCTCTGGACAGATCCCTAGAAAAAACAAAATAGAGCTACCTCCTAAAGGGCTTTTCACCTCTCAGGGAGGGATGGCGGTGCCCGATAGGATGGAGGACGACATGTCCCTCTACGCCCTGATAGAGGGGGTAGGCATGGTGGTCCTCACAGGATGTGCCCATGCCGGCATAATCAACATAATAGACCATGGAGCCTCCCTTTTCCCTGACATGCCTCTCGAAGGGGTCGTCGGAGGGCTTCATCTCATAGAGGCGGAGCCGGAGGTCATACAGTGGACCGCCGAGGCCCTAGGGGAGAAGGAGCCCAGCTGGATCGGTGCAGGGCACTGTACGGGGTTTGGAGGCCAGATGGCCCTGGCGGCTATCCTCCAGGATATGTTCTTCCCCCTGAGAACCGGCCTTATAATCCATGTCGACGAGGACGGCATGGAGCTCGAATCGGTGGTGGACGTCCGTTTCTAG
- a CDS encoding NifB/NifX family molybdenum-iron cluster-binding protein yields MYAVASCGDGPEAMVADRFGRAQFFAFFDEAGVFLRSVKNDSSTAAHGAGGQAVAVIASEGAKVAIGPQFGVNAESAMKAGGISAFAASGCTVSEAVSQCIAGGLKKLF; encoded by the coding sequence ATGTATGCAGTAGCGTCCTGTGGAGATGGACCGGAGGCCATGGTGGCCGATCGTTTCGGTCGTGCTCAGTTTTTCGCCTTTTTCGACGAGGCAGGCGTTTTTCTTAGGTCGGTCAAAAACGATAGTTCTACCGCCGCTCACGGTGCTGGCGGTCAAGCGGTGGCGGTAATCGCCTCCGAGGGGGCCAAGGTGGCCATCGGACCTCAGTTTGGTGTCAACGCCGAATCGGCGATGAAAGCAGGAGGAATCTCCGCGTTCGCCGCATCGGGATGTACGGTTTCCGAGGCGGTCTCCCAGTGTATCGCCGGAGGCCTGAAAAAGCTCTTTTAA
- a CDS encoding ATP-binding protein, with protein sequence MREIVVVSGKGGTGKTSITASLASIASQEGAALCDADVDAPDLWILVPPKRQEEFDFIGMDGAEVSKESCVGCGACLDFCRFDAIYMEDKKATVTAGCEGCGGCMLVCPNKAITMVPRQQGRWFKAITHLGPMVYARLFPGGENSGMLVTTVKRAAKEEAQRLELPNLIVDGPPGIACPAIAAVTGASLALAVTEPTESGIHDLKRLHQLTSDMDIPMAVVLNKSDVTDMAPRVRDICRELAIPLIGEIPFSREIPESVASGSIPVELMRPSIDHIWQEIKRITG encoded by the coding sequence ATGAGGGAGATCGTGGTGGTCAGCGGCAAAGGAGGCACCGGCAAGACCTCCATAACCGCATCCCTGGCGTCGATCGCTTCCCAAGAGGGAGCGGCTCTGTGCGACGCCGACGTCGACGCCCCGGACCTGTGGATACTGGTTCCCCCGAAACGACAGGAGGAGTTCGATTTTATAGGGATGGACGGAGCGGAGGTCTCGAAGGAGAGCTGCGTCGGGTGCGGCGCCTGTCTGGACTTTTGCCGTTTTGACGCCATATATATGGAGGACAAAAAAGCCACGGTGACCGCAGGCTGTGAGGGATGTGGAGGCTGTATGCTGGTCTGTCCGAACAAGGCCATAACCATGGTTCCGAGACAGCAAGGTCGATGGTTTAAGGCTATAACCCATCTTGGGCCTATGGTCTACGCCAGGCTTTTCCCCGGTGGCGAGAACAGCGGAATGCTGGTAACCACCGTCAAACGGGCCGCCAAGGAAGAGGCCCAAAGGCTAGAACTGCCTAACCTCATAGTCGACGGACCTCCTGGCATAGCCTGCCCAGCGATAGCGGCTGTAACCGGAGCTTCGTTGGCCTTGGCGGTCACCGAGCCCACCGAGTCGGGGATTCACGACCTTAAAAGGCTTCACCAGCTTACCTCCGACATGGACATCCCTATGGCGGTGGTGCTCAACAAAAGCGACGTGACCGATATGGCCCCTAGGGTCAGAGATATTTGCAGGGAGCTGGCGATCCCGCTGATAGGGGAGATTCCCTTTTCGAGGGAGATTCCCGAGTCCGTCGCCTCCGGCAGTATCCCTGTAGAGCTTATGAGACCGTCTATCGATCACATATGGCAGGAGATAAAGAGAATCACAGGATAA
- a CDS encoding ATP-binding protein yields the protein MTVLAVASGKGGTGKSSLTSSLALALDRVTAIDADVEEPNLAPLLGLDPVERGQVSIPIPLFGHNCVRCGECAKACRFNAIVQFGSLAPTVNKGLCHGCAVCSMVCPVGAITETPNVIGTVSEASRGNLRLLEGRLKVGSPNPVPVIRSVIEAGSTDSNIKIVDCPPGTSCSMVEAVSRSDYVLLVTEGTPFGMADLELALEVVSDLKRPASVVVNRFDLGGSDPEELCRRFNVKVISRIPFSKKVAQIYGIGENLYLKSELWRGHTDGIVCSLRERGVF from the coding sequence ATGACCGTTCTCGCCGTAGCCAGCGGCAAAGGTGGAACGGGCAAGAGCTCACTGACCTCCTCTTTGGCCCTAGCGCTGGACAGAGTCACAGCTATAGATGCGGACGTAGAGGAGCCTAACCTGGCTCCTCTGTTAGGTTTAGATCCTGTGGAGAGAGGACAGGTGTCCATACCGATACCCCTTTTCGGCCATAACTGCGTCCGTTGTGGCGAGTGTGCCAAAGCCTGTCGTTTCAACGCTATAGTGCAGTTCGGCTCTCTAGCTCCTACGGTGAACAAAGGACTGTGCCACGGCTGTGCCGTCTGCTCCATGGTCTGCCCTGTAGGAGCCATAACCGAGACCCCTAACGTGATAGGAACTGTATCGGAGGCATCCAGAGGAAACCTCCGTCTTTTAGAGGGAAGGCTTAAAGTGGGCTCCCCTAACCCCGTTCCGGTCATACGGTCGGTCATAGAGGCGGGGTCCACAGACTCAAATATCAAAATAGTGGACTGTCCTCCTGGAACGTCCTGCTCGATGGTGGAGGCGGTGAGCCGATCGGATTACGTCCTGCTGGTCACCGAGGGAACTCCCTTCGGCATGGCCGATCTGGAGCTGGCACTTGAGGTAGTATCAGACCTCAAACGACCTGCGTCGGTGGTGGTCAACAGGTTCGACCTAGGAGGGTCGGACCCAGAGGAACTGTGTCGCCGGTTTAACGTTAAGGTCATATCGAGGATTCCCTTCTCAAAGAAAGTCGCCCAGATATACGGCATAGGTGAGAACCTTTACCTTAAGTCGGAGCTATGGAGGGGACATACCGACGGAATAGTGTGCTCTCTTAGGGAAAGAGGTGTCTTTTAA
- a CDS encoding NifB/NifX family molybdenum-iron cluster-binding protein, with amino-acid sequence MKIAFPVEAGAICPHFGHAPEFVIADVQDGVEVSRESHVPPAHEPGVLPAWLGDLGVNVLVSGGLGARACELLKARGVDVVTGFSGTVDQAIAKLTAGSLESTGSLCNHDHGDCDH; translated from the coding sequence TTGAAAATAGCTTTTCCCGTCGAGGCTGGGGCCATATGCCCCCACTTTGGCCACGCCCCTGAGTTCGTTATAGCGGATGTGCAGGATGGAGTAGAGGTTTCCAGGGAAAGTCACGTTCCTCCGGCCCACGAACCTGGGGTTCTGCCCGCATGGCTTGGAGATCTAGGCGTAAACGTCCTGGTATCCGGTGGACTAGGTGCCCGGGCTTGCGAGCTGCTGAAGGCCAGAGGGGTGGACGTGGTGACCGGATTTTCCGGAACAGTGGACCAGGCTATAGCCAAGCTTACCGCAGGGTCACTGGAGAGCACCGGTAGCCTGTGCAACCACGATCACGGCGACTGCGACCACTGA
- a CDS encoding Fur family transcriptional regulator, with protein MDKTTGHEKKDNIMRALKESGFRMTKQRDLIVSAILEKCDDPVPPGIQEILSKVQEQDFSIGMATIYRTVEVLSRLGFVSLIDQGDGFNRITLAEGKITIHAFCRCCGKSVVVPEENKLIDAISELAHSEDFTLIPQAFRICGLCSDCRDSDVARDLPGKRGRGVGRGCHCKRRGQD; from the coding sequence ATGGATAAAACTACTGGGCACGAAAAAAAAGACAATATAATGAGGGCCCTCAAAGAAAGCGGCTTTCGGATGACCAAACAGAGGGACCTTATAGTATCGGCCATACTGGAAAAGTGCGACGATCCCGTTCCACCGGGAATACAGGAGATACTCTCAAAGGTACAGGAACAGGATTTTTCCATAGGAATGGCGACGATCTACAGGACAGTAGAGGTCCTATCCAGGCTGGGTTTTGTGAGTCTAATAGACCAGGGAGACGGATTCAACCGAATAACCCTGGCGGAGGGCAAGATAACCATCCACGCTTTCTGCCGTTGCTGTGGTAAATCGGTAGTCGTGCCGGAGGAGAATAAGCTCATCGACGCCATATCGGAGCTAGCTCACAGCGAGGACTTCACCCTCATACCTCAGGCTTTCAGGATATGCGGCCTGTGCTCCGACTGTCGAGACAGCGACGTAGCCAGAGATTTACCGGGAAAAAGGGGAAGAGGAGTGGGTAGAGGATGTCACTGTAAAAGGCGAGGACAGGATTGA
- a CDS encoding TIGR01212 family radical SAM protein (This family includes YhcC from E. coli K-12, an uncharacterized radical SAM protein.), producing MCLDTGSGCPNRESLTSGGCVFCDSSGGGTGAWLRGESLEDQIARGMKSALGHYKAKACILYFQSYSATYGSPDRFIEAVERATVAARRFVPVVGLSVGTRPDLVHPWVVDYLTSLVRPDFQVWLELGVQTTDEKGLLWLRRGHDLKAVEDCLERCQESPFFLCAHLIAGIPGERDDQLLRSARWLLDRGVSGLKFHPLYVLKDTPLEELYRQGDFEPLSMEDYASKVAEVIDLEGSRFVVQRIAADVRGERLIAPKWIEEKNRVIAEIEGRLGRHSMEVKLPVS from the coding sequence ATATGTCTGGATACGGGGTCGGGCTGTCCTAACAGGGAAAGCCTGACCTCCGGAGGCTGTGTTTTTTGCGACTCCTCCGGCGGAGGAACAGGGGCCTGGTTGAGAGGCGAGTCACTTGAGGATCAGATAGCCAGAGGAATGAAGTCCGCACTGGGACATTACAAGGCGAAGGCCTGTATTCTTTACTTTCAGAGCTACTCCGCCACCTACGGATCTCCCGATCGTTTTATAGAGGCGGTGGAGAGGGCGACGGTCGCTGCCCGCCGATTTGTCCCTGTGGTTGGGCTCTCGGTGGGCACTAGGCCGGACCTGGTCCATCCCTGGGTGGTGGATTATCTGACCTCCCTCGTCAGGCCCGATTTTCAGGTGTGGCTGGAGCTTGGGGTCCAGACCACCGACGAAAAAGGGCTTTTGTGGCTCAGGCGGGGACACGACCTTAAAGCGGTGGAGGACTGTCTGGAGAGATGTCAGGAGAGCCCCTTTTTCCTCTGTGCCCATCTTATAGCCGGTATCCCAGGCGAAAGGGACGATCAGCTTCTTCGCTCCGCCCGGTGGCTTCTGGACAGAGGGGTCTCGGGCCTCAAGTTTCATCCCCTTTACGTCCTAAAAGACACACCTCTTGAGGAACTCTACCGTCAGGGGGACTTCGAGCCTCTCTCCATGGAAGACTACGCTAGCAAGGTCGCTGAGGTCATAGACCTGGAGGGAAGTCGTTTCGTGGTTCAGCGTATTGCGGCGGACGTGAGAGGGGAAAGGCTTATAGCCCCCAAATGGATAGAGGAAAAAAACAGGGTTATAGCGGAGATAGAAGGTCGGTTGGGCCGTCACTCTATGGAAGTGAAGCTTCCTGTGTCATAA
- the citF gene encoding citrate lyase subunit alpha, which translates to MMSNTVKNSIGREVLTEIQGIGSLAPFAGAFARLDGSYRWTPKAPCRTVPAFGGKKLAQDLTEAIKRSGLQDGMTISFHHHLRNGDDVLPQVIRAIEGLGIKKLVLAPSSLTDSHEIVAQAVRRGTISRIHTSGVRGEIGRMISRGEMEIPVMIHSHGGRARAIQEGRISVDVAFLGAPTCDTMGNMTGSIGKSACGTLGYAQIDARYASHVIAVTDNLVQAPLMDRISIPQYLVDQIVGVDSLGDSSKIASGPARISKDPVNLKIAENAFDLIRVSGLLVEGCSFQVGAGGASLAVAKFVRDYMKERSVQGGFGIGGITGYMADMLEEGLFRSLFDVQSFDSSVTKSVAGHPNHKEIDASWYANPFTAGCVVNDLDVVALAALDVDVDFNVDVLTGHDGVLRGASGGHCDTAAGAKLSIITVPSIREGVPSIRDRVQTVVTPGETVDAIVTERGICINPLREDLIKAAYDGGLPVKAIEDLKAEVERMTGVPDPVEFDDRIVGAVEYRDGTIIDSIRRVI; encoded by the coding sequence ATGATGTCTAACACTGTAAAGAACTCCATAGGCCGAGAGGTGCTGACGGAAATCCAGGGTATCGGGAGCCTTGCTCCCTTCGCCGGGGCCTTCGCCAGACTGGACGGGTCCTACAGATGGACCCCCAAGGCCCCCTGTAGAACGGTTCCAGCCTTCGGCGGCAAAAAGCTGGCCCAGGATCTGACCGAGGCGATAAAGAGGTCGGGCCTCCAGGACGGCATGACCATCTCCTTTCATCACCACCTGAGAAACGGCGACGACGTCCTTCCTCAGGTTATAAGGGCCATAGAGGGGCTCGGGATTAAAAAGCTGGTCCTGGCCCCCAGCTCTCTCACCGACTCCCACGAGATAGTGGCCCAGGCGGTCAGGAGAGGGACCATCTCCAGGATCCACACCTCCGGCGTCAGAGGAGAGATCGGCAGGATGATCTCAAGGGGGGAGATGGAGATACCGGTCATGATCCACAGCCATGGAGGCCGAGCGAGGGCCATCCAGGAGGGAAGGATCTCGGTGGACGTGGCCTTTTTAGGGGCCCCGACCTGCGATACCATGGGGAACATGACCGGCTCCATCGGCAAATCGGCCTGCGGGACGCTGGGCTACGCCCAGATAGACGCCCGTTACGCCTCCCACGTCATAGCTGTGACGGACAACCTGGTCCAGGCTCCACTGATGGACCGGATTTCCATCCCCCAATATCTGGTGGATCAGATAGTGGGGGTGGATTCCCTGGGAGACTCGTCCAAAATAGCCTCAGGACCGGCGAGGATATCGAAAGATCCGGTCAATCTGAAAATAGCGGAGAACGCCTTCGACCTTATAAGGGTCTCGGGGCTTCTGGTGGAGGGCTGTTCCTTTCAGGTCGGAGCGGGAGGAGCCAGCCTGGCGGTGGCCAAGTTCGTCAGGGACTACATGAAGGAACGTTCCGTTCAGGGAGGGTTCGGCATAGGTGGAATAACGGGGTACATGGCGGATATGCTGGAGGAGGGGCTGTTTAGGTCCCTCTTCGATGTCCAGAGCTTCGATTCCTCTGTGACCAAGTCGGTCGCGGGACACCCTAACCACAAGGAGATCGACGCGTCTTGGTATGCAAACCCCTTCACCGCTGGCTGTGTGGTCAACGATCTGGACGTGGTGGCCCTGGCCGCCCTGGACGTAGACGTCGACTTTAACGTGGACGTCCTGACCGGACATGACGGGGTATTAAGAGGGGCATCCGGCGGACACTGCGACACCGCCGCCGGGGCGAAGCTCTCCATAATCACCGTGCCTTCTATAAGGGAGGGAGTTCCTTCCATAAGGGACAGGGTTCAGACGGTGGTGACCCCAGGGGAGACGGTGGACGCCATAGTCACCGAGAGAGGCATCTGCATCAATCCCCTCAGGGAGGACCTGATCAAGGCCGCCTACGACGGAGGCCTGCCTGTCAAGGCCATAGAGGACCTTAAGGCTGAGGTGGAGAGGATGACCGGAGTTCCCGATCCTGTGGAGTTCGACGACCGGATCGTCGGAGCGGTGGAATACAGGGACGGGACGATCATAGACTCTATAAGAAGGGTCATTTAG
- a CDS encoding aldolase/citrate lyase family protein produces the protein MEKQLRRPRRSLLYVPGNNPSMIQNCPIYGADGVLLDLEDAVAVTEKDGARRLVTQALRSVDFGKVERVVRVNGRDTQFFEDDMRSVIPAKPDCIRLPKVNDVKDVAKADEIMSELEEANGIPVGSIELHAMLETALSLMNAYDIAKSSPRVTALTLGGQDLAADLGISRSREGIELLYARSHVVLAAKAAGKEALDTVFTDVEDLEGLNAECKLAVQLGFSGKAAIHPSQIGPIHNAYRPDERSLKKALKVVKAAEEAEKRGLGVIAVDGKMVDGPVVSQARRTIELAVISGMEVSL, from the coding sequence ATGGAAAAACAGCTCAGGAGGCCCCGCCGCTCCCTGCTCTACGTGCCGGGAAACAACCCCTCTATGATACAGAACTGCCCTATCTACGGAGCGGACGGGGTGCTCCTGGACCTGGAGGACGCCGTGGCGGTAACGGAGAAAGACGGGGCCAGGAGACTGGTCACCCAGGCTCTGAGGTCGGTCGATTTCGGCAAGGTAGAGAGAGTTGTCCGGGTCAACGGAAGGGATACCCAGTTCTTTGAGGACGATATGAGATCGGTGATACCGGCAAAACCGGACTGTATAAGGCTACCCAAGGTGAACGACGTCAAGGACGTGGCCAAGGCGGACGAGATCATGTCCGAGCTGGAGGAAGCCAACGGCATACCGGTGGGCTCCATAGAGCTTCACGCTATGCTGGAGACCGCCCTATCCCTTATGAACGCCTACGACATAGCAAAGTCCTCCCCTAGGGTGACGGCTCTCACATTAGGGGGACAGGACCTCGCGGCAGACCTGGGGATAAGCAGGTCCAGAGAGGGAATTGAGCTTCTCTACGCCAGGAGCCACGTGGTCCTGGCGGCGAAGGCGGCGGGAAAGGAGGCGCTTGACACGGTCTTCACCGACGTCGAGGATCTGGAGGGACTGAACGCCGAGTGTAAGTTGGCGGTACAGCTGGGCTTCTCCGGCAAGGCGGCGATCCATCCGTCCCAGATAGGCCCGATCCACAACGCCTACCGCCCCGACGAGAGATCGCTGAAAAAGGCGCTGAAGGTGGTCAAAGCGGCGGAGGAGGCGGAGAAGCGGGGGCTGGGCGTTATAGCAGTCGACGGCAAGATGGTGGACGGCCCGGTGGTCTCCCAAGCGAGAAGGACCATTGAGCTCGCCGTCATTTCGGGCATGGAGGTTTCCCTATGA
- a CDS encoding tripartite tricarboxylate transporter permease has translation MDTVFANLSLGFQTALTVTNIMWVFIGGFLGTIMGMLPGLGPATGVAILIPITYGMNPTTALITMCAVYYGAMFGGSRASIMINTPGDASAIVSCFDGYPMTKNGQAGSALAISAIASFIGGTIGMVLLVFLTGPIASYAFKFGPVEMFSLLMFALTATVTLSDGSILKGFIAVAIGFMISTIGIDPQTGVNRFVMGVEHLQDGIDFLVVMIGLYAVCEVFKNLKSIHVEHKIDSKSIGKVWVSWADFKKCLMPMLRNSPLGFFIGVLPGMGGTIATFMSYAMEKSLSKTPEKFGKGAIEGLAAPEASNNACSCGAMVPLLTLGIPGSGTTAVMLGALMMLGVRPGPMLFAQNPEIAWGVIASLLVGNIALLIINLPLAIPLVQLLRIPQRIMLPLILGMAFMGAYFLNYSPFDFILVATFALGGYMFSKLSIPLPPLVLALILGSSTEQYFRNAMTIANSDLAIFVQKPISATLLVLAVLSFGYAMFRRKKAAA, from the coding sequence ATGGATACAGTATTTGCTAATCTGTCTCTGGGCTTTCAGACCGCCCTAACTGTGACCAACATCATGTGGGTCTTCATCGGAGGCTTTCTCGGGACCATAATGGGGATGCTCCCAGGACTAGGCCCCGCTACAGGGGTAGCTATCCTCATACCTATAACCTACGGAATGAATCCCACTACAGCCCTTATAACCATGTGTGCCGTCTACTACGGAGCTATGTTCGGAGGCTCCAGGGCTTCCATTATGATAAACACCCCCGGTGACGCCTCGGCCATAGTCAGCTGTTTCGACGGCTACCCTATGACCAAAAACGGCCAGGCAGGGTCCGCCCTCGCAATATCGGCCATAGCGTCGTTCATAGGCGGAACTATAGGGATGGTACTTCTGGTGTTCCTCACCGGCCCCATAGCGAGCTACGCCTTTAAGTTCGGTCCGGTGGAGATGTTCTCACTGCTCATGTTCGCCCTCACAGCCACGGTGACCCTGTCGGATGGGAGCATTTTGAAGGGATTCATCGCCGTGGCGATTGGCTTTATGATCTCCACCATAGGGATAGACCCTCAGACCGGGGTAAACCGATTCGTCATGGGAGTAGAGCACCTTCAGGACGGCATCGACTTTCTGGTGGTCATGATAGGGCTATACGCGGTCTGCGAGGTATTTAAGAACCTGAAATCGATCCACGTAGAGCACAAAATAGACTCAAAATCCATAGGGAAAGTATGGGTATCCTGGGCGGATTTCAAAAAGTGCCTCATGCCTATGCTCAGAAACTCCCCTCTTGGATTTTTCATCGGCGTTCTTCCCGGTATGGGAGGAACTATAGCCACCTTTATGTCCTACGCCATGGAGAAATCGCTGAGCAAGACGCCGGAGAAATTCGGCAAAGGAGCCATCGAGGGACTAGCCGCCCCGGAGGCATCCAACAACGCCTGTTCCTGCGGGGCCATGGTTCCCCTTCTGACCCTAGGGATACCGGGATCGGGCACTACCGCCGTCATGCTCGGAGCCCTGATGATGCTGGGGGTAAGGCCTGGACCGATGCTATTCGCCCAAAATCCCGAGATAGCCTGGGGGGTCATAGCCTCTTTGCTGGTAGGTAACATAGCGTTGCTGATAATAAACCTCCCCCTGGCCATACCTCTGGTCCAGCTGCTCAGGATACCTCAGAGAATAATGCTTCCTCTGATCCTGGGAATGGCATTTATGGGAGCCTATTTTCTGAACTACAGCCCCTTCGATTTCATCCTGGTGGCGACTTTCGCCCTGGGAGGGTATATGTTCAGCAAGCTCTCTATTCCCCTTCCTCCGCTGGTCCTGGCCCTTATTCTTGGCAGCTCCACGGAGCAGTATTTCAGAAACGCCATGACCATAGCCAACAGCGACCTAGCGATCTTCGTCCAGAAACCTATATCAGCCACTCTGCTGGTGCTGGCGGTCCTGTCCTTCGGCTACGCCATGTTCCGCAGGAAAAAGGCGGCGGCATAG
- a CDS encoding tripartite tricarboxylate transporter TctB family protein has product MTKNTISGLISLVLGLAYLYGTSQIPDVQAGDEIGPRLFPYIIGTAAVICGGLLTFLEMRKKDKETFSFGFISEKPIWLKIAAIMVLGIAYGETLDYLGYVIGTVIFMFLAGCIINKGHALQNITIAGLFSCVCYGVFSVALNLSLPRGLLSFLPF; this is encoded by the coding sequence ATGACTAAAAACACCATATCCGGCCTGATATCCCTGGTGCTTGGGCTGGCCTACCTTTACGGCACCAGCCAGATACCGGATGTACAGGCAGGAGACGAGATCGGCCCCAGGCTTTTTCCCTACATAATAGGCACTGCTGCGGTGATATGCGGAGGACTTCTGACGTTCCTGGAGATGAGGAAGAAGGACAAAGAGACCTTCTCCTTTGGCTTTATCTCGGAAAAACCTATATGGCTGAAGATAGCGGCCATAATGGTCCTAGGCATAGCCTACGGAGAGACCCTTGACTATCTGGGCTACGTAATAGGAACGGTTATATTCATGTTCCTGGCCGGATGCATCATAAACAAAGGACATGCGTTACAGAACATAACAATAGCGGGCTTATTCTCCTGCGTGTGCTACGGCGTGTTCTCGGTGGCTCTCAACCTGAGCCTTCCTAGAGGGCTCTTAAGCTTTCTGCCCTTCTGA
- a CDS encoding tripartite tricarboxylate transporter substrate binding protein, whose amino-acid sequence MKKLFVLFCATAILGSLAGSAFAEWSPKRPIELIAPAGPGGGWDLLCRTMQKTLQEEKLVDRPVLVTNKPGGGGAAGWNYLKGKEGKGEYIAATSTLLMLNNIFGKSPLTYKDFTVLANLQTEWIAVAVAKDAPWANGKELFEAIAADPNGMVVGVGPSLGNNDHISFLMLAQKYGVDPKVIKFVVYPKTAAEQIPALMGGHVKAITIGLAEVMEQHKAGNLRVLGISSNKRLDSLPDVAPWVEQGADMVFPHWRGIIAAPGLSEEQVAYWQGTIEKMVESDSWKEQLEKLEWEPFYQNPVEFAATLAEQTEAFQSTLKEVGLID is encoded by the coding sequence ATGAAAAAGTTGTTCGTACTGTTTTGCGCCACCGCAATACTGGGATCCCTGGCGGGATCGGCCTTCGCCGAGTGGTCCCCTAAGAGGCCCATCGAGCTAATCGCTCCTGCTGGACCGGGCGGTGGATGGGACCTGCTCTGCCGGACCATGCAGAAGACCCTTCAGGAGGAGAAGCTGGTGGATCGTCCGGTGCTGGTCACCAACAAGCCTGGTGGTGGTGGAGCTGCGGGATGGAACTACCTCAAGGGCAAAGAGGGTAAAGGGGAGTATATAGCGGCAACGTCGACCCTGTTGATGCTCAACAACATTTTCGGCAAAAGCCCTCTCACCTACAAGGACTTCACCGTCCTCGCCAACCTCCAGACCGAGTGGATCGCCGTAGCGGTGGCGAAGGACGCCCCATGGGCCAACGGCAAGGAGCTTTTCGAGGCCATCGCCGCCGATCCTAACGGTATGGTCGTAGGAGTCGGTCCTAGCCTTGGAAACAACGACCACATCTCCTTCCTGATGCTGGCCCAGAAGTACGGTGTTGACCCCAAGGTGATCAAGTTCGTGGTCTACCCCAAGACCGCCGCTGAGCAGATCCCGGCCCTCATGGGCGGGCACGTAAAGGCTATCACCATAGGCCTTGCGGAGGTCATGGAACAGCATAAGGCGGGGAATCTGAGGGTACTGGGCATCAGCTCCAACAAGAGACTGGATTCCCTTCCCGACGTAGCCCCCTGGGTGGAGCAGGGAGCGGACATGGTGTTCCCCCACTGGAGAGGCATCATCGCTGCCCCGGGCCTTAGCGAGGAGCAGGTAGCCTACTGGCAGGGAACTATCGAGAAGATGGTGGAGAGCGATTCCTGGAAAGAACAGCTTGAGAAGCTGGAGTGGGAACCTTTCTACCAGAACCCAGTCGAGTTCGCCGCAACCCTTGCGGAGCAGACCGAGGCCTTCCAGAGCACCTTAAAGGAAGTCGGCCTGATAGACTAA